One window of Chlamydia sp. 04-14 genomic DNA carries:
- a CDS encoding cysteine-rich outer membrane protein, producing MTTGVSNSSDVLVDLIKPGLEDVMKDETVQVTLINSVLGWCKVHIVDPVRTSKIVQSRAFQITMIVLGVILLVAGLALTFVLQGQLGKNAFLFLIPAVIGLIKLLTTSVFMEQPCTPEKWRLCKRLLATTEDILDDGKINQSNTIFTTESTDATSTSTSS from the coding sequence ATGACAACAGGTGTATCAAATAGCAGCGATGTCTTAGTCGATCTAATCAAGCCAGGATTAGAGGATGTAATGAAAGACGAAACAGTCCAGGTAACTTTGATTAATTCCGTATTGGGATGGTGCAAAGTACATATAGTTGATCCAGTAAGAACATCAAAAATTGTACAATCGAGAGCATTTCAAATTACGATGATCGTGCTAGGAGTTATCCTACTTGTTGCTGGTTTGGCTTTAACTTTTGTACTGCAAGGTCAGCTTGGCAAAAATGCCTTCTTATTCTTAATCCCTGCGGTTATCGGTTTGATTAAACTTCTAACAACCTCAGTGTTTATGGAACAGCCTTGTACTCCAGAAAAATGGCGTTTATGCAAACGTCTTTTAGCAACAACTGAAGATATTCTAGATGATGGGAAAATTAACCAATCAAATACGATTTTCACTACGGAAAGTACTGATGCAACGAGTACATCTACATCTAGTTAA
- the omcB gene encoding outer membrane complex protein OmcB, translated as MSKLIRRVVTVLALTSMASSFASGKIEAAAAESLATRFIANADTSDDNILQTTAKKIRFGRNKNQKQEQKNNGPCCDKEFYPCQDGSCQSSVDTKQESCYGKMYCVRVNDDCNVEISQAVPEYATVGSPYPIEILAVGKKDCVNVVITQQLPCEVEFVSSDPATTPTSDSKLIWTIDRLGQGEKCKITVWVKPLKEGCCFTAATVCACPELRSYTKCGQPAICIKQEGPDCACLRCPVCYKIEVCNTGSAIARGVVVDNPVPDGYTHASGQRVLSFNLGDMRPGDFKSFTVEFCPQKRGKVTNVATVSYCGGHKCSANVTTVINEPCVQVNISGADWSYVCKPVEYTIVVSNPGDLKLYDVVIEDTAPSGATILEAAGAEICCNKAVWCIKEMCPGETLQFKVVAKAQSPGKFTNQVSVRTNSDCGSCTSCAEVTTHWKGLAATHMCVIDTNDPICVGENTVYRICVTNRGSAEDTNVSLILKFSKELQPVSSSGPTKGTITGNTVVFDALPKLGSKESVEFSVTLKGVAPGDARGEAILSSDTLTVPVADTENTHVY; from the coding sequence ATGTCCAAACTCATCAGACGAGTAGTTACGGTCCTCGCGCTAACTAGTATGGCGAGTTCATTTGCCAGCGGGAAGATAGAGGCCGCTGCTGCAGAGTCTCTTGCTACAAGATTTATTGCTAATGCTGACACCTCAGATGACAATATCTTGCAGACAACAGCCAAGAAAATTAGATTTGGCCGTAATAAAAATCAAAAACAAGAACAAAAAAATAATGGCCCTTGCTGTGATAAAGAATTTTATCCTTGTCAAGATGGCTCATGCCAATCATCAGTAGATACAAAACAAGAGTCTTGCTACGGCAAAATGTATTGTGTGCGTGTTAACGATGATTGTAACGTTGAAATTAGCCAAGCTGTACCTGAATATGCAACAGTAGGATCTCCTTATCCTATTGAAATTCTTGCTGTAGGTAAAAAAGATTGCGTTAATGTCGTTATCACTCAACAACTTCCTTGTGAAGTTGAATTCGTAAGCAGTGATCCTGCTACAACACCTACTTCTGACAGCAAGTTAATTTGGACAATTGATCGCTTAGGTCAAGGCGAGAAGTGCAAAATTACTGTTTGGGTAAAACCTCTTAAAGAAGGTTGTTGCTTCACAGCTGCTACTGTATGTGCTTGCCCAGAGCTTCGCTCTTATACCAAATGCGGACAACCTGCTATCTGCATTAAGCAAGAAGGCCCTGATTGCGCTTGCTTACGTTGCCCAGTTTGTTACAAAATCGAAGTTTGCAACACAGGTTCTGCTATAGCTCGCGGTGTTGTGGTTGATAACCCAGTACCCGATGGTTATACTCACGCTTCAGGACAGCGCGTTCTTTCCTTTAACTTAGGAGATATGCGTCCTGGTGATTTCAAATCATTCACTGTAGAATTTTGTCCTCAAAAAAGAGGAAAAGTTACTAACGTTGCTACTGTATCTTATTGCGGGGGACATAAATGTTCCGCTAACGTAACTACTGTTATCAACGAGCCTTGTGTACAAGTAAATATCTCTGGAGCTGACTGGTCTTACGTATGTAAGCCTGTAGAATACACAATTGTTGTATCTAACCCAGGTGATCTTAAACTTTACGATGTTGTTATAGAAGATACAGCACCATCAGGAGCTACGATTTTAGAAGCTGCTGGAGCTGAAATTTGCTGTAACAAAGCTGTATGGTGCATTAAAGAAATGTGCCCAGGAGAAACTCTCCAGTTTAAAGTTGTTGCTAAAGCTCAAAGCCCAGGCAAATTCACAAATCAAGTTTCAGTAAGAACAAATTCTGATTGTGGATCATGCACTTCTTGCGCAGAAGTTACAACTCATTGGAAAGGTCTCGCAGCTACTCATATGTGCGTCATCGATACCAATGACCCTATTTGTGTAGGTGAAAATACCGTATACCGTATTTGTGTAACCAACCGCGGTTCTGCAGAAGATACTAACGTTTCATTAATCCTTAAGTTTTCTAAGGAATTGCAACCAGTTTCTTCTTCAGGTCCAACAAAAGGAACTATTACAGGTAATACAGTAGTATTTGATGCGTTACCTAAACTAGGTTCTAAAGAATCTGTAGAGTTTTCTGTAACATTGAAAGGGGTTGCTCCTGGAGATGCTCGCGGAGAAGCTATTCTTTCTTCAGATACTTTAACAGTACCTGTAGCAGATACGGAAAACACACACGTTTATTAA
- a CDS encoding small cysteine-rich outer membrane protein, translating to MKKAVLLAAVCCGVVGLSSCCRIVDCCFEDPCAPKSCNPCNAFNKKDNACSPCGTYTPSCSKPCGSECSPGVQGPQAKGCTSPDGRCKQ from the coding sequence ATGAAGAAAGCTGTTTTACTAGCTGCAGTATGTTGTGGTGTTGTTGGCTTAAGTAGCTGCTGCCGTATCGTAGATTGCTGTTTTGAAGATCCTTGTGCACCTAAGTCCTGCAATCCTTGCAACGCTTTCAACAAGAAAGACAACGCATGCAGTCCTTGCGGTACCTATACACCTTCTTGCTCCAAGCCTTGTGGCTCTGAGTGTAGTCCAGGAGTTCAAGGGCCTCAAGCTAAAGGTTGTACATCTCCAGACGGTAGATGCAAACAATAA
- the gltX gene encoding glutamate--tRNA ligase has translation MAWENVRVRVAPSPTGDPHVGTAYMALFNEIFAKRFNGKMILRIEDTDQTRSRDDYERNIFSALEWCGIQWDEGPDVGGPYGPYRQSERTEIYREYAELLLKTDYAYKCFATPKELEEMRAVATTLGYRGGYDRRYRYLSPEEIEARTREGQPYTIRLKVPLTGECILEDYCKGRVVFPWADVDDQVLMKSDGFPTYHFANVVDDHLMGITHVLRGEEWLSSTPKHLLLYEAFGWEPPTFLHMPLLLNPDGTKLSKRKNPTSIFYYRDAGYIKEAFMNFLTLMGYSMEGDEEVYSLAKLIENFDPKRIGKSGAVFDTRKLDWMNKHYLNHEGSPESLLARLKDWLINDGFFLKILPLCQSRIATLAEFVGLTEFFFSVLPEYSKEELLPAAISEEKAAIVFYSYVKYLEKADLWVKDQFYLGSKWLSEAFQLNHKKVIIPLLYVAITGKKQGLPLFDSMELLGKPRTRMRMVHAQNLLGGVPKKIQTAIDKVLKEEDFESKILEF, from the coding sequence ATGGCTTGGGAAAACGTACGTGTTAGAGTTGCGCCGTCGCCTACGGGGGATCCCCATGTAGGGACAGCCTATATGGCTTTGTTTAACGAAATCTTTGCAAAACGATTCAACGGAAAGATGATCTTGAGAATCGAGGATACGGATCAAACACGTAGCCGTGACGATTACGAGAGGAATATTTTCTCCGCTCTTGAGTGGTGTGGTATTCAATGGGATGAGGGACCAGATGTTGGCGGTCCTTATGGACCCTATAGACAATCAGAGCGCACAGAAATCTATCGAGAGTATGCCGAGCTTCTTTTAAAAACAGATTACGCTTATAAATGCTTTGCTACGCCCAAAGAGCTTGAGGAAATGCGAGCTGTTGCCACTACTTTGGGATATCGTGGAGGGTATGATCGCCGTTATCGTTATCTTTCTCCAGAAGAAATAGAAGCTCGGACACGAGAGGGTCAGCCTTATACCATTCGATTAAAAGTTCCTCTTACCGGTGAATGTATTCTTGAAGACTATTGCAAGGGCAGAGTTGTTTTCCCTTGGGCAGATGTTGACGATCAAGTTCTTATGAAATCCGATGGTTTCCCCACATATCACTTCGCTAACGTGGTAGACGACCATCTTATGGGTATTACACATGTTCTTCGTGGAGAAGAATGGCTGAGTTCCACTCCTAAACACCTGCTTCTTTATGAAGCCTTCGGTTGGGAACCACCTACATTCTTACATATGCCATTACTCCTCAACCCGGATGGAACAAAGCTATCTAAAAGAAAGAATCCTACTTCGATCTTTTATTATCGTGATGCCGGATATATCAAAGAAGCCTTTATGAATTTCCTTACTCTCATGGGCTATAGCATGGAAGGAGATGAAGAGGTGTATTCTTTAGCGAAGCTTATTGAGAATTTTGATCCTAAGCGGATTGGAAAATCTGGAGCGGTTTTTGATACCCGCAAGCTAGATTGGATGAATAAGCACTACCTAAATCATGAGGGATCACCAGAAAGTCTATTAGCTAGACTGAAAGACTGGTTAATCAATGATGGGTTTTTCTTAAAAATTCTTCCCCTATGTCAATCTCGGATTGCGACACTTGCAGAATTTGTAGGACTAACAGAATTTTTCTTTTCAGTTCTTCCTGAGTATTCAAAGGAAGAGCTTTTACCGGCAGCAATTTCTGAAGAGAAGGCTGCTATCGTTTTTTACAGCTATGTAAAGTACTTAGAAAAAGCTGATTTATGGGTTAAGGATCAGTTTTATTTGGGTTCTAAATGGCTTTCAGAGGCTTTTCAATTAAACCATAAGAAAGTAATTATACCACTTCTTTATGTGGCTATTACTGGGAAAAAACAGGGATTACCCTTGTTTGACTCTATGGAGTTGTTGGGGAAACCTCGTACACGTATGCGCATGGTTCACGCACAAAATCTTCTTGGGGGAGTCCCTAAGAAGATTCAAACAGCTATTGATAAGGTTCTTAAAGAAGAAGATTTTGAAAGCAAGATCCTAGAATTTTAG
- a CDS encoding helix-turn-helix domain-containing protein, translating to MECIQHESCFDLDDREDAQQLEVQEGTEMVSITQAAKLHNVTRQAIYVAIKQKKLRASKTTRWEIDLKDLEDYKRNRYSRKKSLYQGELLFDNDRGYYSVNQVADMLGIPVQKVYYATRTGTMRGERKGAAWVISQSEIDRYKSDYLNKQTAKKIKDAAVEQATATPEDIVSSGTLLFEND from the coding sequence ATGGAATGCATACAACATGAAAGCTGTTTCGATTTAGATGACAGAGAAGATGCACAGCAACTTGAGGTACAAGAAGGAACCGAGATGGTTTCTATTACACAGGCTGCAAAATTGCATAATGTGACACGTCAAGCAATTTACGTGGCAATCAAACAAAAGAAACTAAGGGCTTCTAAAACAACCCGATGGGAAATTGATCTTAAGGATTTGGAAGACTACAAGCGTAACCGTTATTCGAGAAAAAAGTCCCTTTATCAAGGTGAACTACTCTTTGATAACGATAGAGGATATTATTCTGTAAATCAGGTGGCTGATATGCTAGGAATTCCTGTGCAGAAAGTTTATTATGCTACGCGTACAGGAACTATGCGAGGAGAGCGTAAAGGTGCTGCTTGGGTTATCAGTCAATCAGAGATCGATAGATATAAGAGCGATTATTTGAATAAGCAAACAGCGAAGAAAATAAAAGATGCTGCGGTTGAACAAGCTACAGCTACTCCAGAGGATATTGTTTCTTCCGGAACCCTCTTATTTGAGAACGACTAG
- a CDS encoding CPn0927/CPn0928 family alpha/beta hydrolase fold protein — MNPKPEIFMFSSEAARKAYERRAQCPLLYNLIDVICEVVKLIFRIILLIPVGLFWILGKICQNVLLPAAGGAFSGQLCCVKRLLQEAFHIRVGYWVDSGYVSSVERVPIQNDDLFIDTLRIEFPNAKKDRWMLISLGNSECFENRAILRRGDDWMLNVAKQSQANVLVFNYPGVMHSKGPISRESLGKAYQACVHYLRDHPGGPKAKQIIAYGYSLGTLVQALGLSKEITDGSDGVSWFVVKDRGPKSVSAVASQWVGKLGQWVIELLGWEINSAKYSESLVCPELFIHGVNSQSQLIGDGLFNRNNCFAAPFLDSNTSNLPGKKISMGEYLLVHQGVLQETTVRKIVEHITDHFDSEDLTETLGSRE; from the coding sequence ATGAACCCAAAACCTGAAATTTTTATGTTTTCCTCAGAAGCTGCTCGTAAAGCATATGAGAGGAGAGCGCAGTGTCCTTTACTGTACAATTTAATCGATGTTATCTGTGAAGTTGTTAAGTTAATTTTTCGCATTATTTTGCTTATTCCTGTTGGATTATTTTGGATATTGGGGAAAATTTGTCAGAATGTGTTGCTTCCCGCAGCCGGAGGTGCATTTTCAGGACAATTATGCTGTGTGAAAAGGTTATTACAAGAAGCCTTTCACATTCGTGTAGGTTATTGGGTAGATAGTGGCTATGTGAGTTCTGTAGAACGTGTTCCTATTCAAAATGATGATTTATTCATTGATACCCTCCGTATTGAATTTCCTAACGCTAAGAAAGATAGATGGATGCTTATTTCCCTAGGAAATAGCGAATGTTTTGAAAACAGAGCTATTCTTCGTCGGGGTGATGATTGGATGTTGAATGTAGCAAAGCAATCACAAGCTAATGTTTTAGTATTTAACTATCCTGGAGTGATGCATAGCAAAGGTCCTATTTCGCGAGAATCTTTAGGAAAAGCTTATCAGGCATGTGTTCATTATCTTCGTGATCATCCTGGGGGGCCGAAAGCAAAGCAAATCATTGCTTACGGCTATTCTTTAGGAACATTAGTACAAGCTCTGGGATTAAGTAAGGAAATTACTGATGGGAGTGATGGGGTTAGTTGGTTTGTCGTTAAAGACCGTGGGCCAAAGTCTGTTTCAGCAGTAGCATCTCAATGGGTAGGGAAATTAGGTCAATGGGTGATAGAATTATTGGGTTGGGAGATCAATTCAGCAAAATATAGTGAGTCTCTTGTTTGCCCCGAATTATTTATACATGGGGTAAATAGTCAATCTCAGTTAATAGGCGACGGTTTGTTCAATAGAAATAATTGTTTTGCAGCACCGTTTTTAGATTCCAATACCTCTAATCTTCCTGGAAAGAAAATTTCTATGGGAGAATATCTTCTAGTACATCAGGGTGTTCTTCAGGAGACAACTGTGAGGAAGATAGTTGAACACATCACAGATCACTTTGATTCCGAAGATCTGACTGAAACACTAGGTTCTAGGGAATAA
- the recJ gene encoding single-stranded-DNA-specific exonuclease RecJ, with translation MASKDNSSVPSPNWVYPKQDPALLSTVIKELHLHPIAAQIFISRGFQTVNEVRDFLYVHLDNLHDPELLLDMSKAIERLLLAKERNEHVMIYGDSDVDGMTGVALLVEFLRSIDMKVSYCFLGALLKHHGEPSSLIARMKEENVSLLITVDCGITAGKEVSDINKQGIDVIITDHHMPTGKIPHCIATLNPKLRDRAYPNKELTGVGVAFKLARGVLNALKKKNPKLKIDIKHLLDLVTLGTVTDVGTLLGENRTMVRHGIKEIANSSRLGLHKLCLLAGVKPSEVTSTDIVLKIAPKLNSLGRLSDASKGVELLLTEDPEAADEIIQYLDKINRERQKIEADVFHDVQKILKNKPEIVKQAAIVLSSQDWHSRVIPIISARLAKAYNKPVAIISNQGGIGKGSLRTIGSFPLLGILQKCASLFVSYGGHDFAAGIIINEDQIEVFRKKFIHLVNSSLKKDKAVLTLPLDARADFDEIDHDLLSSIDLFEPFGKGNPVPVFYTVVHQVRYPKLLPGNHLKLYLSRGERNLEGIAFGLGDRIDALKANWNKPLELAYTPRLSQSSNGGVIHLLVRDFRILPLNYKDTNIEF, from the coding sequence ATGGCAAGTAAAGATAATTCTTCTGTACCCAGTCCTAACTGGGTATACCCTAAGCAGGATCCTGCATTGCTTTCTACAGTTATAAAGGAATTGCATCTTCATCCGATAGCCGCACAGATCTTTATTTCTCGAGGATTTCAAACTGTGAATGAAGTCCGGGATTTTCTTTATGTACATCTAGATAATCTTCATGATCCAGAACTCTTGCTTGATATGTCCAAGGCTATAGAGCGTTTGCTTCTTGCTAAAGAACGCAATGAGCATGTCATGATTTATGGTGATAGTGATGTTGATGGAATGACAGGGGTTGCTCTTCTCGTAGAGTTTTTAAGATCTATAGATATGAAAGTCAGCTACTGCTTTTTGGGAGCTCTACTAAAACACCACGGAGAACCCTCCTCACTGATTGCTAGAATGAAAGAGGAGAATGTCTCATTACTGATTACAGTAGATTGTGGGATCACCGCGGGAAAAGAAGTCAGCGATATCAATAAGCAGGGGATTGATGTGATTATAACAGATCATCATATGCCCACGGGTAAAATTCCTCATTGCATAGCAACATTAAACCCTAAATTAAGAGATCGTGCCTATCCCAATAAAGAATTAACAGGTGTAGGCGTCGCGTTTAAGCTCGCGCGCGGTGTCCTTAATGCATTAAAGAAAAAAAACCCGAAATTAAAAATAGATATTAAACATCTGTTGGATTTAGTGACTTTAGGGACAGTGACTGATGTGGGGACTCTTTTAGGAGAAAATCGTACTATGGTACGCCATGGCATTAAAGAGATAGCTAATAGTTCGCGATTAGGTCTTCATAAATTATGTCTTCTTGCTGGAGTAAAGCCTTCAGAAGTTACCTCAACTGATATTGTTTTGAAAATAGCTCCAAAATTGAACAGCTTGGGTAGGCTTTCTGATGCTTCCAAGGGTGTTGAACTTTTACTTACCGAAGATCCAGAAGCCGCCGATGAGATAATCCAGTACCTTGATAAGATAAATAGAGAACGGCAGAAGATAGAAGCTGATGTTTTCCATGATGTACAAAAAATCTTAAAAAATAAACCCGAGATAGTTAAGCAGGCTGCTATTGTATTATCCTCTCAAGATTGGCACTCAAGGGTTATTCCGATCATTTCTGCACGTCTAGCTAAAGCTTATAATAAACCTGTGGCTATTATTTCTAATCAAGGAGGTATAGGGAAAGGATCATTGAGGACTATAGGTTCTTTTCCTCTTCTTGGTATATTACAGAAATGTGCGTCTTTGTTTGTATCTTATGGAGGGCATGATTTTGCTGCGGGGATCATCATTAATGAAGATCAAATAGAAGTTTTTAGAAAGAAGTTCATTCATCTTGTGAACTCATCGTTAAAAAAGGATAAGGCGGTTCTTACTTTGCCTCTCGATGCTCGAGCTGATTTTGACGAGATAGACCATGATTTATTATCTTCTATAGATCTTTTTGAGCCTTTTGGGAAAGGTAACCCCGTCCCAGTATTTTATACTGTAGTGCATCAGGTGCGTTATCCAAAGTTATTGCCGGGGAACCATCTCAAGCTTTATCTCAGTCGTGGAGAAAGGAATTTAGAAGGTATTGCTTTCGGATTGGGGGATAGGATAGATGCTCTCAAAGCTAATTGGAATAAGCCTTTAGAACTTGCTTATACGCCACGTTTGTCTCAATCTTCTAACGGAGGAGTTATTCATTTACTAGTTCGAGATTTCCGCATTCTTCCATTAAATTATAAAGACACCAACATCGAGTTTTAA